aacttaatgtaatgggaattggactctacaGCACCCTTGtaggacaaatccaataggaatttccaaagaTCCTGTCCAATATGAACTTCTCTTCCCATGGTAACGAGTctaggaagtgtcccacaactatgagatcCCCTGGAAATCACTGTATACTGCACTTATACTTATATgtcggtcctggaactgatcacgAACTTATACTGAAATTATTAGTAAACTCCTATGGATCCTGCTACGACTACTGGTGAGTTAAATATGGTTCAGATTATAGATTAAACTAAAAAGAGACTTTATTTCCTATTTATTGTACAATTTTGCCCACCCTTCCTTGCAATTTAATGCTACTCTCTGAGCTGACGTGTTTTGGGTCTCTCCCCTCCCTCCTGCCTTATTTGACATCCGCCGGCCTTCCCTGTGCAGCACCGCCGCCGTCCGCATCCTTCGCACCGACATGGGAGTAAAGCTTCGCCACCTGTCCGGAAGGTGTGCACAGCCGGCCGCTGAAATCGATCCGCTTCTGGCTGATGGCCCGCTCGGTCGAGGCTAGCACATCGAGCAGCGAGCGGCCACCGGAACCGAAGCCCTTCTTCCCGCTGCCCATCGTCCCCCGGGCGCCAAGCAAACCGACCGACACACCGCCACTCCCCACCGCCAGTGTCACGCTGGTGCCGGAAGAGGAGGACGTAGCTTCTGCACCAGTGCCCCCACCGGTCCCACCGCTACTACCCCCTCCAGCCGTTGCGCCACCACTCGCACCAGCCGTACCCGTCGTGCCACCCATCGAATGGGGCGGTGACATTGGCGAATCCGTTGTCGCGCGAATAACGCTCGCCCGGTGCGCAtcggccgccgctgccgctgccgccgccactCCACCCTCCGCCGTCCCGCCGTGCGTCTTGTCGTACGGATCGGCACCGTCCGCGCTCGGGTACATCCGGCGGCATTCGCGTATGCAGCCCACGATCGCTTTGTGCGCCGGTGACGCGCCGTTACAGTTCACAATCGTTTCCAGCTCGGACCAGAGCAGCCGGTActgttcctccttcttgttGCCCTTCAACCGGTGGCCCATGTTCGGCAGGGCGAGCACCTCCTGCCGCTCCTCCAGCTGCGACAGGTTGTAGATCGATTTGAGGCACAGCATTTTCTCCTCCTCGCTCAGCTCCGGCTTCTGGGTGAGCTGCAGCAACGGTTCGACAAAGTGGCGCACATTGTACAGCACGGTGCGGCCCAGCGTCAGCGGCCAGTAGCGCGAGTTGCGCGCCAGCTTGCCGCGCATCTTCTGCAGATGCTCGTCCGGTTGCCGCTCGGGCAGCGGTTTCAGCGGCACCagccggtgctgctgcatcaGCGCGCCGAAATCCTTGATCCGATAGTCGGTGACGCGGCCCCCGCCTCCCTCCGATATCGCGGGCGGATCCTCCAGGCAGCTGCGGGCCGTGTTGAGCGAGTGGATGAAGATCTCCCCACCGTGGGCGGACAGCAGATGGCTGGTAATCTTGCCGCCCGACTTTTTCGGCATCTCCAGCAGCACCGATCGGCCGCTCAGCAGGAAGTTGATCAGGCAGGAGCTCGGCCGCGACGTCACATCGACCGGCGTGACGCGGCACTGGGCCAGACAGGGCTGCATCTCGGACGAGCCGCAGCTGCGCGGCGTGCACCACTTGAGCGTGACCGTCTCGTAGTCCGACCCGTCCTTCAGGCTGTGCGGCAGCACCAGCTCCGTGCCGAGAAAGACGGAGTGGGCGGTGCGGCCGTGAAAGATCTCCACGTCGTAGTTGGCGCTGGAGCTGGCGTTCTGCTCCTCCTTCATCGGTATGCCGGTGACGGTGGTGCTCGCCAGATCAAAGTGGGGAAGGATCAGATGCGTCAGCTTGTTCGAGATCGTGTTCGCCTTGTTCGAGTGTATCTCCGACAGGAGGATGGGCGAGATTTCGATCAGCGCCCGGTTCGACACCATCGACTCCATGTTGGCCGGGTACAGGTTGATAATCACCAGATGGCACTGGTCGATGTTGATGTACTCCTTGTGCCCGGCCGAGATGGcgttctgctgcaccagcacgGTGCGGAAGATGTCCTCCAGGCTCTTCATGCTCGCGTCATCGCGCGCCGACGTGATGCAGATCACCCGGCCCCGGTTGATCAGCTTGAAGCAGTCGCTCTTGGCGTGCACCGCCAGCTGCTCCTTCTGGAACTCGGTCGGCTCGGCCAGCGCCTCGATCGCGGCCCGAAGCCCGTGTATCACCGAGTAGTCGGACGCTTGCGTTTGACGCGGCGGCACACCCACCATCGACATCGCGTTCAGTATGTGCGTCAGGCTTTGCGTGTTCGTGTTCCACGTGTTGACGATGTGGGCGGCCGTATCGCTCACGACGAACCGGATCAGCTTGCCCACCGGAAAGAGGTCGTACGCGATCCGGCAGTACTCGACCGACGCTTCCACCGCGCACGTCCACAGGCTCTTGCTGATCGGGGGGACCGCCACCTTGCTCTTGATGAAGTCACAGTCGATCGGACTTTCGCACGATATGCCGAAGTAGGGCGTGTGGTCCAGCACGAACACCGTTTTGTGGTTGATTTCGTTCATTTCGAGGCATTAAACGCGGATCGTTGTACACTGCGGGCTGCTGTGGGGAGCGATTTCGGGGACCGGCTTTGTTTACGTTTCCGAACGCAGCTGTCAGTTTGTGTTTGCGTGCCTGTGTGCAGCCGTGGCCACACGACGAGCAAACGATTTGCAAGAGAAGCACACAGTGGGATggttgatataaaaataatattttatcatATTCGTCGATACGGCGTTAACAATCTAattgaaatgaacaaaaaaaaatcaccaatGCACTTCTCTTCTAGGAACTAacattattttacaaaaattgcagcataaaaaaattgaaacactATGACCCACTGGCATTCCCACTGTGCTCGATATTTTTCGAGCTCCAAAACGGCTGCTCGAATGCTTGTATTGCGAATTGCATACAACCAGGCTGCGGGATGATTTCAAAACGACCAGTTTGACACTGCCGTACGGGATGATGCAATTCCAAGCAGCTAGAAGTAAGTTTAACTTATTTCGTGTGCATCAGAACGTCAGCGGCCTGTTTCGTTTAACCTTTTACCAAGTGAAAGCTGAAAAGCGTGTAATTAAAGTGAACAACACCTCCGAAAACATGACCGGGCGCTTCCAAAACGAACCACCGTCCACCGGCAATCGGAATCTACCGCTGAAAACACCGAAAGGTACGCGAGACTACGGACCCGGAGCGATGGCACTGCGGCAACGCTTGCTCGACCAGGTGGTACGGGTGTTCCGGAAGCACGGTGCCGTACCGCTCGACACGCCCGTCTTCGAACGGAAGGAGCTGCTGGCAGGACGGTACGGGGAAGAGGCCAAGCTAATCTACGAGCTGCAGGAGCAGGGCGGTGAACCGTTGGCCCTGCGGTACGATCTAACCGTCCCGTTCGCACGGTACGTCGCGCTGCACAATCTCTCCTCGATGAAACGGTACCAGCTCGCCAAAGTGTACCGTCGGGACAATCCGCAACCGGCACGCGGTCGCTTGCGGGAGTTCTACCAGTGTG
This is a stretch of genomic DNA from Anopheles merus strain MAF chromosome 2R, AmerM5.1, whole genome shotgun sequence. It encodes these proteins:
- the LOC121589896 gene encoding protein asunder — protein: MNEINHKTVFVLDHTPYFGISCESPIDCDFIKSKVAVPPISKSLWTCAVEASVEYCRIAYDLFPVGKLIRFVVSDTAAHIVNTWNTNTQSLTHILNAMSMVGVPPRQTQASDYSVIHGLRAAIEALAEPTEFQKEQLAVHAKSDCFKLINRGRVICITSARDDASMKSLEDIFRTVLVQQNAISAGHKEYINIDQCHLVIINLYPANMESMVSNRALIEISPILLSEIHSNKANTISNKLTHLILPHFDLASTTVTGIPMKEEQNASSSANYDVEIFHGRTAHSVFLGTELVLPHSLKDGSDYETVTLKWCTPRSCGSSEMQPCLAQCRVTPVDVTSRPSSCLINFLLSGRSVLLEMPKKSGGKITSHLLSAHGGEIFIHSLNTARSCLEDPPAISEGGGGRVTDYRIKDFGALMQQHRLVPLKPLPERQPDEHLQKMRGKLARNSRYWPLTLGRTVLYNVRHFVEPLLQLTQKPELSEEEKMLCLKSIYNLSQLEERQEVLALPNMGHRLKGNKKEEQYRLLWSELETIVNCNGASPAHKAIVGCIRECRRMYPSADGADPYDKTHGGTAEGGVAAAAAAAADAHRASVIRATTDSPMSPPHSMGGTTGTAGASGGATAGGGSSGGTGGGTGAEATSSSSGTSVTLAVGSGGVSVGLLGARGTMGSGKKGFGSGGRSLLDVLASTERAISQKRIDFSGRLCTPSGQVAKLYSHVGAKDADGGGAAQGRPADVK